In Streptomyces liangshanensis, the DNA window CGCGGGCGCGGCTGGACCCGCGACGGCGGCGACCTCTACGAGACCCTGGCCCGCCTCGACGCCGAGGGCTGTGCCCGGTACGTCGTCACGGACATCGCGAAGGACGGCACCCTCCAGGGCCCCAACCTGGAGCTGCTGCGCAACGTCTGCGCCGCCACCGACCGGCCCGTCGTCGCCTCCGGCGGGGTCTCCTCGCTGGACGACCTGCTCGCCATCGCCACGCTCGTGCCCGAGGGAGTCGAGGGCGCGATCGTCGGCAAGGCGCTGTACGCGAAGGCGTTCACGCTGGAAGAGGCGCTGGAGACGGTGGCGGGGACGGCGGTCCGATGAGCGGCGGGACGCCGGGCCAGGTGCGGAAGATCTCCTCGGGCGGGCCGTGGGAGGAGTCCTTCGGCTACTCCCGCGCGGTACAGCTGCCCAACGGCCTGGTGCTCGTGTCCGGTTGTACGTCGGTGGTCGGCGGCCGGATCGCCGAGGGCAGCCCGTACGAGCAGACGAGGACCGCCTTCGGCGTGGCCGTCAAGGCGCTGGAGGAGCTCGGCCTCGGCGCCGAGCATGTGGTCCGCACCCGGATGTACATCACCCACCCGCGCGACGCCGACGACGTGGGCCGCGCCCACAAGGAGCTGTTCGACCCCGTACGGCCGGCCGCCTCCATGGTCGTCGTCGCGGGCCTCATCGACCCGAGCCTGGTCGTCGAGGTGGAGGTCGAGGCCTACCGGGCCCCCTCGGGAGGCCCCGCATGAGCCTGGCGGTACGGGTCATCCCCTGCCTGGACGTGGACAACGGCCGGGTCGTCAAGGGCGTCAACTTCCAGAACCTCCGCGACGCGGGCGACCCCGTCGAGATGGCGAAGCTGTACGACGCCGAGGGCGCCGACGAGTTGACGTTCCTCGACATCACCGCCTCCTCCGGCGACCGCGAGACCACCTACGACGTGGTGCGCCGCACCGCCGAGCAGGTCTTCATCCCGCTGACCGTCGGCGGGGGCGTCCGTACCCCCGGGGACGTCGACAAGCTGCTGCGCGCGGGCGCGGACAAGGTCGGCGTCAACACGGCGGCCATCGCGCGCCCCGACCTCATCCGCGAGATCGCCGAGCGCTTCGGACGCCAGGTGCTGGTCCTGTCGGTCGACGCGCGCCGGACGCCGTCGGGGTCCTTCGAGGTCACCACGCACGGCGGCCGCCGGGGCACCGGCATCGACGCCGTCGAGTGGGCGCACCGGGCCGCCGAACTGGGCGCCGGGGAGATCCTGCTCAACTCGATGGACGCGGACGGCACGAAGGACGGCTACGACACCGAGATGATCGCGGCCGTACGGAAGCACGTGACCGTCCCCGTCATCGCCTCGGGCGGCGCCGGCCGGCTCGCGGACTTCCCGCCGGCCGTCGCGGCGGGCGCCGACGCGGTCCTCGCCGCGTCCGTCTTCCACTTCGGCGATCTGCGCATCGGCCAGGTGAAGGAAATCCTGCGTGAAGCGGGCCATCCGGTCAGATAGGACGGGGCGAAGGGACGGTTCCGGCCGTTCCTTCGCCACTTCCGACTTGATCGCGCAAGATATATTGCGCAACTTTCCTTTCCTAATTTAGCGTGCACGCCATGACACGCAGGGAAACCCGCGGAGTGACGGGCCCCGAGGCCTTCAAGGTCTTCGGCCATCCCCTGCGCATGAGGCTCTACCGCGCCCTCCATCTCTCCCGGACGGGCACCGCCTCCCAACTCGCCTACCAGGTGGGCGAAACCGTCTCGCTCGTCAGCTACCACCTGCGCAAGCTCGCCGATCACGGACTGATCGACGAGGCGGAGGGACAGGGTGACGGCCGGGAGCGGTGGTGGAAACTCGCCTCCGAGTACCCGGCCCCGCGCGCCGAGGACCTGGGCGACACCCCCGAGAACGCCGCCCCCCAAGCGGCCCTCGGGGCGCTCTCGTTCGCCCAGCGCGCGGACCTCTACCTCGGGTACGTCGGTACCCGGCTCACGTGGCAGGCGGACTGGCGCGCCGCCTCGTTCAGCCACGAGTACCTCGCGCTGCTCACGGCCGCGCAACTCGCGGAACTCTCCCGCGAGATGCACGACCTCGTCAGGAAGTACGAGAGCGCCGGCCGGGCGGCCGAGGAGGCCGGGGACACCGAGGGGCGCGAGAGGGTCGCGCTGCACACCTACGGCTTCCCCTTCCGTCTCTGACGCCTCCCGCCCGTCCGGCTTCCCCCAGACCTTCCGGGCCTTCCGACCCCCTACCGAGACGAAAGAGGACCGTTGAGCATGCCCCCACATGCGATATCAGCGCCCGCCGAGAACGGGACCACCCCCCCACCGCCCCCCGCGCACCGCGACGGCAACGTGTTGCGCTGGCTCGGCGCCTACACCGCGTCGATGATCGGCAGCAACGTCTACTTCGTGGCCCTCGCCTGGGCGGCCGCCCGGACCGGCAGCCCCGGACAGGCCGGCCTGGTGCTCGCCGTCGGATCGGTGCCCCGCGCCGTGCTGATGCTCGGCGGCGGAGTGGTCGCGGACCGCTGGGGACCCCGCCTGGTGGTCATCGGCAGTGACGCGGCACGCTGCGTCTTCATCCTGGGCATGGCGGCTGTGCTGATGTTCATCAGCCCCTCGGTCTGGCTGCTCGCCTCGGTCGCGCTGGTCTTCGGCGCGGTCGACGCGCTGTTCCTGCCGGCGGTCGGCGCGCTGCCGCCCCGGATCACCGCGCCCGGCCAACTCGCCCGCGTGCAGGGCATGAGCGGGCTCGCCACCCGGTTCGCCAACGTCGCGGGAGCGCCCATCGGCGGCCTGACGGTGGCCATCGGCGGCTCGGCGTCGGCCTTCACGGCGGCGGGCGTGCTGTTCGCGGTGTCGCTGCCGCTGCTCCTGAGCGTACGGATCGGCGGGCTGCCCGCCGCGAAGAGCGCGACGGGTACGGACGCCGAGGCGGCCGCGGAAGAACGGGAGACCCCGGAGGCGGGGGAGGAGAGCCGCGTCCCGCACGACGCGCTGCCCGGGCCGCGCGACGCCGCCGACGCGCGTAGAGAGGGCGCCGGGGAGGCGGGAGCGGGTACGGAGACCGCCGCGGCGGAGAAGCCGGCGGGCGGTACGGACGGGAAGGACACCGCGTCCCCCGGCGCCGGCCGCGCCCTCCTGGACGGCCTGCGCTACATCCGCCGCCACCGGGTCCTCGCCCCGCTGATCCTCGTCAGCGCCATCACCCAGCTCGGCTTCGTCGGACCGCTCAACATCGGCCTCGTGCTGGTGTCCGAGGAGCACGGGTGGGGCGCGTCGGGCCTGGGCTGGATCATCGCCGCGTTCAGCGCGGGCGCCGCCGGGGCCTCGCTGCTGCTGACGGTCCGCGGCCGCGTCCCCCGGGCCGGCTTCGTGATGTGCGCCTCGACGATCGTCGGCTCGGTCGCCATCGCCTGTATCGCGTACGCCCCGTCGGTGGCCCTCGCCGCCGTCGCCGCCGTCTGCGTCGGACTGCTCGCCGGGCTCGGCGGCGCGCTGTCGGGCGCGCTCGTCCAGACCCAGACCGAACCCGGCTACCTGGGACGGGTCACCTCGGTCACGACGCTCTTCGGACTGGGCATCGCCCCGCTGGTCTACCCGGTCATGGGCCTGGCCATCGGCGCCTGGGGCTCAGGACCGGTCTTCGTGGCCAGCGCCGCGCTCTGCGCCGCGGGCACCACCCTCGGGCTGTGCGTCACGTCGCTCCGCACGGCGGAGCTGCCGGGCTGAGCCCCGCACCGGTCCTGTCCGCCGGGCGCCTCCGGGCGCCCGGCCAGGGGGGAGCGACGCCCGTCCGCCCCGTACGAGCGGGTCGCCGTCCCCGTACCGGAACCCGCCCTCAGAACCCGAGCTTCGCTTCCAGCAGCCGTGTCACCGCGTCCTTGTCCCCCTCCAGCTGCACGTCCGCCGCGCTCTGGCGCCCCGAGAGGAACAGCACCAGCTCGCCCGGCTCGCCGGTGACCGTCACCACCGGCGCGCCCTTGCGGGCCACCGCCGTCCGGCCGTCCGCCCGCCGCAGCACCAGCCCCACCGGGGACTTGCGCGCCATCAGCCGGGCGCCCTTCTCCAGCCGCGACCACAGCGAGTCCGCGAAGACCCGGTCCAGCTCGCGCGGCGTCCAGTCGGGCTGCGCCCGCCGGACGTCCTCCGCGTGGATGTAGAACTCCGAGGTGTTCGCCGCCTCGTCGACCTGCTTGATGTTGTACGGGGACATCTTCGGCGGTCCCGTACGGATCAGGTCGATCAGCTCCTCGTACGGCTTCACGACGTACTCGCCCTGGACCCGGTCCAGGCGGTTCTTCAGCGCGGACAGGACCGTTCCGCCCGCCGCGTCGAGCCGGCGCTCACGCACCACGACGTGAGCGGCCAGGTCCCGGGTGGTCCAGCCCTCGCAGAGGGTCGGCGCCTCGGGGCCCGCGGTCTCCAACAGGTCGGCGAGCAGAAGTCGTTCACGCTTTGCATGGGTCGACATGTCCGCAAGGGTACGGCCGCCCCCACCCGTCCGCCCAGTGGACCGCCTCCCGCGGCACCGCCCGGGCGCGGCACAATGGCCCCATGAGCAGCACGACCCCGGCGCCCGGACCGACCGGCGGCCTCGACCCCGCCATCGCCGACCGCCTCAAGCGCAGCGCCGACGGACTGATCCCCGCCATCGCCCAGCAGTACGACACCGGCGAGGTGCTGATGCTCGGCTGGATGGATGACGAGGCCCTGCACCGCACCCTCACCACGGGCCGCTGCACGTACTGGTCGCGCAGCCGCGGTGAATACTGGGTCAAGGGCGACACGTCGGGCCACGTCCAGCACGTGAAGTCCGTCGCCCTGGACTGCGACGCCGACACCGTCCTGGTCCAGGTCGACCAGGTCGGCGCCGCCTGCCACACCGGCGCCCGGACCTGCTTCGACGAGGACGTCCTGCCGCTCGGGCGGTGAGGCGCTCCCCCACAGGCGGGGACCCCGCGCACCGCGCGGGGAGCCCCCGCAGCCAGCGACGAGCCAACGAGTAGGGTCAGCGGCCATGGATCTTGAGACCTTCCGCAAGCTGGCGGCCGACCGCCGTGTCATCCCGGTCAGCCGCCGGCTCCTCGCGGACGGCGACACGCCGGTCGGCCTGTACCGCAAGCTCGCCGCCGAGCGCCCCGGCACGTTCCTGCTGGAGTCCGCCGAGAACGGCCGCTCCTGGTCCCGCTACTCCTTCGTCGGGGTACGGTCCGCCGCCACGCTCACCGAACGCGACGGCGCCACCCACTGGCTCGGCGCGCCGCCCGTCGGCGTCCCCGTGGCCGGCGACCCGCTGGCCGCCCTGCGCGCCACCGTGGAGACCCTGCACACCCCCCGCGACCTCGCCGACGGGATGCCGCCCTTCACCGGCGGCATGGTCGGCTTCCTCGGGTTCGACATCGTCCGCCGCCTGGAGAAGATCGGCGACCACGCGCGCGACGACCTCGGGCTGCCCGAGCTGACGATGCTGCTCACCTCGGACCTCGCCGTGCTCGACCACTGGGACAACACCGTCCTGCTGATCGCCAACGCGATCAACCACAACGACCTGGACACCGGCGTCGACGAGGCCTACGCGGACGCCGTCGCCCGGCTCGACGCCATGGCCGCCGACCTCGCCAGGCCCGTCGACTCCGTGCCCACCGCGCTCCCCGCCTCCGAACTCCCCGAGTACACCGCGCTCTGGGGCGGCCCCGACTTCCAGGCCGTCGTGGAGGACATCAAGGAGCGCATCCGGGCCGGCGAGGCCTTCCAGGTCGTCCCCTCCCAGCGCTTCGAGACCCCCTGCACCGCCGGCGCGCTCGACGTCTACCGGGTGCTGCGCGCCACCAACCCCAGCCCGTACATGTACCTGTTCCGCTTCCCCGCCGCCGACGGGGGCGAGCCCTTCGACGTCGTCGGCTCCAGCCCCGAGGCGCTGGTGAAGGTCGAGGACGGGCACGCCATGGTCCACCCCATCGCCGGGACCCGGCCGCGCGGCGCCACCCCGCAGGAGGACCAGGCGCTCGCCGACGAGCTGCTCGCCGACCCCAAGGAACGCGCCGAGCACCTCATGCTCGTGGACCTGGGCCGCAACGACCTCGGGCGGGTCTGCCGGCCCGGCAGCGTCGAGGTGGTCGACTTCATGTCCGTCGAGCGGTACTCGCACGTCATGCACATCGTGTCCACCGTCACCGGCCGCGTCGCCGCGGACCGTACCGCCTTCGACGTGCTGACCGCGTGCTTCCCCGCGGGCACCCTGTCCGGGGCGCCCAAGCCGCGCGCCCTCCAGATCATCGACGAGGTGGAGCCCACCCGGCGGGGCGTGTACGGCGGCTGCGTCGGCTATCTCGACTTCGCCGGGGACTCCGACACCGCCATCGCCATCAGGACCGCCCTGCTCAGGAACGGCACCGCGTACGTCCAGGCCGGGGCGGGCATCGTCGCCGACTCCGACCCGGTCTCCGAGGACCTGGAGTGCCGCAACAAGGCGGCGGCGGTCCTCCGGGCCGTCCACACGGCGAACCGGCTCAAGGCGCCCGCGCCCCATACGCGCTGACGGACCGCGCGGCGGCCCCGCCCCGGCCGGCCGGCCGCGACCGGCCGAACCCCGGCTCGGCGGAACGACAGGACCGTGAGGGATAGTGGTGGGGTGAGTGCCGTCCCCGTACCCCAGCCACGCGCCGCCGTCCCGGTGTCCACCGACGCCGCGAGCAGCCGCCGCAGTCTCGCCGTCGCCCTCCTCCTCGGCGCCGCGGGCGCCGCCGTCGTCCTGATCGCCTCCGGCCAGGTCTGGTCCCGGGGCTCCGCGTCCGTGGGCGGCGGCAGCGTGCCGCTCTCGGCCGACGGCCGTGACGTCACCGGCGTGCCCGCCGCCCTCGCCGTGGTGGGCCTGGCCGCCCTCGTCGCCGTGTTCGCCGTCCGCAGCGGGGGCCGCCTGCTCGTCTCCCTGCTGCTCACGCTGAGCGGCGCGGGAGCCGCCGCCACGGCCTTCCTCGGCGCGTCGGACAGCTCCGCCCTGGACGAGAAGGCCGCCACGACGGTCGGCGACAGCTCCGCGACCATCGGCGACGTCCTGACCCGCACGGCCTGGCCGTACGTCACCGCCGCCGCCGGGCTCCTCATCCTGCTCGCCGGCCTGCTCGCCCTGCGGTACGGCAAGCAGTGGCCCGCCATGTCGGGGCGCTACGAACGCGAGGGCGCCCCCCGCGCCGGCGGCGCGAGCGCCGCCCGGGTGCCCGCCGCGCGCCGCGGTCCCGGCAGGCCCGCACCCGTCGTCGACCCCGACCGGCCGGAGGACCTGTGGAAGGCTCTGGACCGGGGCGAGGACCCCACGCGGGAGACGTGACCCCCGGCGCCGGAATGCCCCGCTCATGCGGGACAATGGCGCTGAGCGTCCGACTCACACAGCGCAACACCAACGAGGAGCAACTCATGGCGGGCAGCAGCCACGGACACACCCCGGCCGCCTGGACCGGTGTCACCATCGCGTTCATCGGGTTCTGTGTCGGCGGAGTCTTCACCGTGACGGCGGACCCGGTCGGGTTCTGGGTCGGCATCGGTGTCGTCCTGCTCGGCGGCGTGGTCGGCCTCGGGATGAAGCTCATGGGCCTCGGGATGCCGCAGGAGTCCGCAGAGCTGGCGCACGCCAGGGCCGAGGCCGGGCGTTCGCAGACCGAGGGTTACGGCAGCGAGGCCGACGCCGACCGGGCCGAGGAGAAGACCCACCAGTCCGTCTGACGGGCGTCCCCGCCCTCTTCCGGCACCGGCGGCACGGACGCGGCCCGGCACCTCCCGGGCCGCGCCCCGCCGCCGGCCGGTGCCTCCCCGCCGCTCCGCGCCTCTGTCGCGACGATCACCGGGTGGATGCCATGCCAGTCCCCTCCGCACCGGTCCCCGCGGGACCCGAGCCGTCGGCCGGACAGACCCCCGCCGCCACCGCGCCCTCCGGGGCCTTCGCGCCCGGCACCTGGTCCGCGCCCGCGCGGCACCCGGACCTCACACCGCGCCCGCCGGCCTCGCCGGTACGGCGTCTCCTGGCCCCCGTCGGCTCCCTGGCCGCGGTCGCCGGGGCCTTCACGTACGTCGGGCTGATCGACCCGAACCACCCCGGCCACTACCCGGTCTGCCCGCTGTTCGCCCTCACCGGCCTCTACTGCCCCGGCTGCGGCGGACTGCGCAGCGCCCACGCCGTCGCCCACGGCGACCTGGTGGCCGCCCTCGGCGACAACGCGCTGGCCGTCCTCGGTTACGGGGCCGCGGCCGTCCTCTGGGTGCTCTGGACGGTCCGGAGCGTACGGGGCAGCACCCGCCGGCCCCTGCCGATCCCGCGCAATCCTGCGCTGTGGTGGGCCGTCGGGGGAGTGGTCCTGATCTTCACACTGATCAGAAACCTGCCCTTTGGCTCGTCGCTCGCCCCCTGAAGACCCAGGTCGTGGCAGGCTCGGGTAGCCGGATGCGGGTCCTCGGACAAGTTCCGGATAGCATCGATATGGCTGATCCTGATTCAGTCGGCTCGAACCGGCCGACCTCCTCGGCCGACCTGATCACAACCCTCCCGGAAGGGGGCCGCTCCCGTGAGTGTGCTCGACGAGATCATCGACGGCGTGCGCGCCGACCTCGCGGAGCGGCAGGCACAGGTAAGCCTTGACGAGCTGAAGGAGCGGGCCGCCAAGGCCCCCGAGGCCAAGGACGGTGTCGCCGCGCTGCGCCGCGAGGGCGTCCAGGTGATCTGCGAGGTGAAGCGCTCCAGCCCCTCCAAGGGCGCGCTCGCCGCGATCGCCGACC includes these proteins:
- a CDS encoding TIGR03085 family metal-binding protein, whose protein sequence is MSTHAKRERLLLADLLETAGPEAPTLCEGWTTRDLAAHVVVRERRLDAAGGTVLSALKNRLDRVQGEYVVKPYEELIDLIRTGPPKMSPYNIKQVDEAANTSEFYIHAEDVRRAQPDWTPRELDRVFADSLWSRLEKGARLMARKSPVGLVLRRADGRTAVARKGAPVVTVTGEPGELVLFLSGRQSAADVQLEGDKDAVTRLLEAKLGF
- a CDS encoding winged helix-turn-helix domain-containing protein — protein: MTRRETRGVTGPEAFKVFGHPLRMRLYRALHLSRTGTASQLAYQVGETVSLVSYHLRKLADHGLIDEAEGQGDGRERWWKLASEYPAPRAEDLGDTPENAAPQAALGALSFAQRADLYLGYVGTRLTWQADWRAASFSHEYLALLTAAQLAELSREMHDLVRKYESAGRAAEEAGDTEGRERVALHTYGFPFRL
- a CDS encoding TIGR02234 family membrane protein — its product is MSAVPVPQPRAAVPVSTDAASSRRSLAVALLLGAAGAAVVLIASGQVWSRGSASVGGGSVPLSADGRDVTGVPAALAVVGLAALVAVFAVRSGGRLLVSLLLTLSGAGAAATAFLGASDSSALDEKAATTVGDSSATIGDVLTRTAWPYVTAAAGLLILLAGLLALRYGKQWPAMSGRYEREGAPRAGGASAARVPAARRGPGRPAPVVDPDRPEDLWKALDRGEDPTRET
- a CDS encoding HGxxPAAW family protein: MAGSSHGHTPAAWTGVTIAFIGFCVGGVFTVTADPVGFWVGIGVVLLGGVVGLGMKLMGLGMPQESAELAHARAEAGRSQTEGYGSEADADRAEEKTHQSV
- the hisF gene encoding imidazole glycerol phosphate synthase subunit HisF; this encodes MSLAVRVIPCLDVDNGRVVKGVNFQNLRDAGDPVEMAKLYDAEGADELTFLDITASSGDRETTYDVVRRTAEQVFIPLTVGGGVRTPGDVDKLLRAGADKVGVNTAAIARPDLIREIAERFGRQVLVLSVDARRTPSGSFEVTTHGGRRGTGIDAVEWAHRAAELGAGEILLNSMDADGTKDGYDTEMIAAVRKHVTVPVIASGGAGRLADFPPAVAAGADAVLAASVFHFGDLRIGQVKEILREAGHPVR
- the hisI gene encoding phosphoribosyl-AMP cyclohydrolase, with product MSSTTPAPGPTGGLDPAIADRLKRSADGLIPAIAQQYDTGEVLMLGWMDDEALHRTLTTGRCTYWSRSRGEYWVKGDTSGHVQHVKSVALDCDADTVLVQVDQVGAACHTGARTCFDEDVLPLGR
- a CDS encoding RidA family protein gives rise to the protein MSGGTPGQVRKISSGGPWEESFGYSRAVQLPNGLVLVSGCTSVVGGRIAEGSPYEQTRTAFGVAVKALEELGLGAEHVVRTRMYITHPRDADDVGRAHKELFDPVRPAASMVVVAGLIDPSLVVEVEVEAYRAPSGGPA
- a CDS encoding DUF2752 domain-containing protein; translation: MPVPSAPVPAGPEPSAGQTPAATAPSGAFAPGTWSAPARHPDLTPRPPASPVRRLLAPVGSLAAVAGAFTYVGLIDPNHPGHYPVCPLFALTGLYCPGCGGLRSAHAVAHGDLVAALGDNALAVLGYGAAAVLWVLWTVRSVRGSTRRPLPIPRNPALWWAVGGVVLIFTLIRNLPFGSSLAP
- a CDS encoding MFS transporter; translated protein: MPPHAISAPAENGTTPPPPPAHRDGNVLRWLGAYTASMIGSNVYFVALAWAAARTGSPGQAGLVLAVGSVPRAVLMLGGGVVADRWGPRLVVIGSDAARCVFILGMAAVLMFISPSVWLLASVALVFGAVDALFLPAVGALPPRITAPGQLARVQGMSGLATRFANVAGAPIGGLTVAIGGSASAFTAAGVLFAVSLPLLLSVRIGGLPAAKSATGTDAEAAAEERETPEAGEESRVPHDALPGPRDAADARREGAGEAGAGTETAAAEKPAGGTDGKDTASPGAGRALLDGLRYIRRHRVLAPLILVSAITQLGFVGPLNIGLVLVSEEHGWGASGLGWIIAAFSAGAAGASLLLTVRGRVPRAGFVMCASTIVGSVAIACIAYAPSVALAAVAAVCVGLLAGLGGALSGALVQTQTEPGYLGRVTSVTTLFGLGIAPLVYPVMGLAIGAWGSGPVFVASAALCAAGTTLGLCVTSLRTAELPG
- a CDS encoding anthranilate synthase component I, with the protein product MDLETFRKLAADRRVIPVSRRLLADGDTPVGLYRKLAAERPGTFLLESAENGRSWSRYSFVGVRSAATLTERDGATHWLGAPPVGVPVAGDPLAALRATVETLHTPRDLADGMPPFTGGMVGFLGFDIVRRLEKIGDHARDDLGLPELTMLLTSDLAVLDHWDNTVLLIANAINHNDLDTGVDEAYADAVARLDAMAADLARPVDSVPTALPASELPEYTALWGGPDFQAVVEDIKERIRAGEAFQVVPSQRFETPCTAGALDVYRVLRATNPSPYMYLFRFPAADGGEPFDVVGSSPEALVKVEDGHAMVHPIAGTRPRGATPQEDQALADELLADPKERAEHLMLVDLGRNDLGRVCRPGSVEVVDFMSVERYSHVMHIVSTVTGRVAADRTAFDVLTACFPAGTLSGAPKPRALQIIDEVEPTRRGVYGGCVGYLDFAGDSDTAIAIRTALLRNGTAYVQAGAGIVADSDPVSEDLECRNKAAAVLRAVHTANRLKAPAPHTR